The genome window CACAGGGCGAATGACCGTACGACGTCTGGCGCATGGCATCGGCGTCAGAATGTGCCTATAATCGCCGCCACTTTTAGGCCAATCCGGCCATGTTTCATGGCCAATTAACGGGGGCAACGCCCAATGAGCTACAGCAAGATTCCGGCTGGCAAAGACCTGCCGAACGACATCTACGTCGCCATCGAGATTCCGGCCAACCACGCGCCGATCAAATACGAAATCGACAAAGACAGCGACTGCCTGTTCGTTGACCGTTTCATGGCCACCCCGATGTTCTACCCGGCCAACTACGGTTTCATCCCCAACACCCTGGCTGACGATGGTGACCCCCTCGACGTGCTGGTGGTAACCCCTTACCCAGTGACCCCAGGTTCGGTTATCCGTGCTCGCCCGGTCGGCATCCTGAACATGACCGACGACGGCGGCGGCGACGCCAAAGTGATCGCGGTGCCACACGACAAGCTGTCTCAGCTGTACGTGGACGTGAAGGAATACACCGACCTGCCGCCGCTGTTGCTGGAGCAGATCAAACACTTCTTCGAGAACTACAAAGACCTCGAAAAAGGCAAATGGGTGAAGATCGACGGTTGGGGCAACGCAGACGCCGCCCGCGCCGAGATCCTGAAGTCGGTTGCCGCCTACAAAGGCTGATACCCGCTCCTCATTGCCTCGGCAATTGAAAAAGCCCCGATCATTCGGGGCTTTTTTTGTGGGAAAAATTAAACAACAAGTTCAATACTTTATAAACAACGTTTAACTTAAAACGAAATCCGAAGTATCAGGCTACAACTAAGCAAAACCCTACAAGCGCAACTCAACGCATGGTTTATTTGATCTCTAATTCCGGCCAGTAAACTCTGCGTTTATGAATACATCAGGTGATCGTTTAAAAGCGCTACTACGGGAAGTTCATCTTTCCGCCTCCGACTTCGCCAAGAACCGCGGTGTCACGCCCCAGCACGTGAACAACTGGTTCAAGCGCGGTGTACCCATGGGCCGACTCAACGAGATCGCAGAACTGCTGTGCATCTCCAGCCGTTGGCTGCGCACCGGCGAAGGCCCCAAACACCCACCGGCCAACTTCCTGCTGGAAGGCCCGAGCTCACGAAAAGGACTGCCCACCACCCGCGAAGCCAGCGGCAAATACCTCACAGGCCCCGCCTGCGTCCCGGAAAAAACCGACGTGGAGATCGACCTCCACCCCTCATTCACCTCTACCGAATGCATCCGCATCACCCTTCACACCCTCCAGGCCCTCAACGTAAAACCCGACCGCGCCCTGGGCGCCTACATGGTCGACAACAGCATGATCGACATCATCCAACAAGGCGCCACCCTCGCCATCGACCGAGGCCGCACGCAAATCATCGACGGCGAAATCTACGCGGTAGAACACGACGGCATGCTGCGCATCAAATACCTCTACAACCGACCTGGGGGCGGGTTGCGCATGCGCAGCCACAATGCCGGCGAGCATCCCGACGAATACCTCACCTACGAGCAGCGCTTCGAGCAAAACTTCCAGATTGTGGGCTGGGTATTCTGGTGGTCCACCCTGAATAACCGCCGCCCGCCCGTGCCGCTGGATGAGCATTTATTGGGCTGGGAAGGCTCTAAATCGGATCCGGAGGTGGGCAACTGAGGTGAATGTGGGTATCATGCGGCCCACATTTGGCAGGGGGTGGCTTTGCGCTATCCACCTTGCCCGGCGAAGCGGAGGAGTTCCCGCGGATGCCCCTACTATTCAGCCAGACGTGATGTGGGCTGAGCGATTTGAAGGCTGGTGAGGTTTGTCAAAAACAAGCTGAAGCAGTCCCCGAGAAGCCGGCCACAAGCCGGCTTTTTAATGTCTGTAAAACTCCAAAGCCAACTGCCCAACACACTGCTGGACAGTTGAATGACCAAAATGGAGCGATTTACGGCCCATCGTCTTCCGGCTGTCTATTCCAGATATTAAGACGCTCAATCAAGTATCAAATGCGGCAAAAACCGACTCGAATCCTTCGTAATCAAACTATTATCCTCCCGCACCCCAATGCCGGCCGCCTGGTCCCCAATCACCCAGGACCCAATTAACGTATAGCTGTCCCCAAACCGTGGCAGCGGCGCAAATTCCTGAAGGATAAACGGCGCATCCGTATATGGCCCATCCTCCTTCACAACCACCCCATCCGCCGTTTGCAGCTCGATGTTCGCTCCTTCCCGCGAGAAGAACGGCTTGCGCACCCAGCCCTTTGGCACAGCTTTACCCGGCTCGGTATCCAGGTGAGCCGCCAGCAAATTCGGGTGACCTTTGTTGAACTCCCACAACAACGGCAGGATGCCTTTATTGGACAGGATGGATTTCCACGCGGGCTCGAAAAACTGCGTGTCGCACTGGGCAATCGCCGCACCGAAGGGTTCGTGAAAGATGAACTCCCAGGCATGCAGCTTGAACAGGTGGGGAATCCAGCGATCTTCAAGGTCCACGAAGCGACCTTCTGCGGTCAGGCCGATGTCTTCGATGTCGATGTGGCGGGATTCGATACCGACTTTTTCTGCGACGAGGCGCAGGTAGTCGGTGGTGCCTTTGTCTTCGACCGAGTCTTTCATCGAGGCGAAGTAGAACGGCTGGTTGACCTGCAGTTGGGCGAAGGCCTGGTGCAGTTTGGTGTCGATGCTGTTGAATTGGTCGGCGTGTTTGGGCAGCAGGCCGCGTTCGATGCATTGTTCCAGCCAGCCCCATTGGAACGCCGCGGCTTCGTAGAGGCTGGTGGGGGTGTCGTAGTTGAGTTCGAGCAGCTTGGCAGGGCCGGTGCCGTTGTAGGAGAAGTCCATGCGCCCGTAGAGGTGCGGGTGGCCTTCGAGCCATGAGGTGCGGATCATGTCGTAGAAGGGCGCGGGGATGCTCAGGCGGTCGAGCAGTTCTTCGCTGTGGACCACGCGGGCGACGAGGTCCATGCACATGTCGTGGATCTCGGTGGTCGGGTCTTCGAGGTCTTGCTCGATTTGCTTGAGCGTGAACTGGTAGTACGCGCTTTCGTCCCAGTAGGGTTCGTTGTCGATGGTGTGGAACAGAAAGCCGAGGCTGTCGGCGGTCTGTTTCCAGTCATGACGTTCTGCGCAGTGGATCTTCTTCATGGCGCGTCTTCCTTAACTGCTCGACCCACCGCCGCCCCAGCCGCTGCGTGCGCTGGCCTTGCTGCCGAAGCCGCCACGGGAGGTGGCCGACGCCACGGAGCTCGACTTGCTGGGCGTGCGCAGCGTATTGGTGTAATTGCTGCTGCCGTAGCGGGCCTGGTTGGAACGGCCGAAGGTCGCGCCATTGGAGACGCGCTGGTTGAGCGTCGAGTTGCCGTAGTTGCCACGATCATCGCGATAGCGGTACACCGGTTCGGAGCGGTAGCTGTTGCGATTGTTGCTCAGCATGTTGCCGATCAGCAGGCCGGTCAGCAGGCTGCTGGTGGAAAAGCCTGAGCCGCCACTGTTCGCTTGGGAGCCGGCTTGAGCGTTGGCCGCGTCGACCTGGGATTGTGTCACCTGGCCTTCGGCGGTCAGTTCGAAACCGCCCAGCCGGGGGATGAACTTGCCGGTGGAGTCCTGCTGGCACCAGTCGGCGACAAAGTCGGCATCGCAATCGGCCTGGCTGTCGTACACCGGTGCAATGCGGCGGTGCTCGGCCATGGCGGTCATGTAGGCGTCCGAGCAGACGTCCACCGGCAGTTTTTCATCGGCGCACTGCTGGACGGACTGGAAGTTGTACTTCTTCTGCAGGTCGTAGGTTTTTTCCGTCGGGCCGCAGCCGGAAATCGCCATGGCGACCGACGCTGCCAGCGACAGCTGGACGTACTTGCTTCGTTTCATCGGGAGCTCCGTGCGCGATCAGTTCTGGGTAGGCGTCATGCACGCGGCATTCAACATGCCAACGCTGATGGCCACGGCGGCGACGTAGATGCCGGCCGCGAGTTCGCCGTTCTTGATGC of Pseudomonas azotoformans contains these proteins:
- the ppa gene encoding inorganic diphosphatase, whose protein sequence is MSYSKIPAGKDLPNDIYVAIEIPANHAPIKYEIDKDSDCLFVDRFMATPMFYPANYGFIPNTLADDGDPLDVLVVTPYPVTPGSVIRARPVGILNMTDDGGGDAKVIAVPHDKLSQLYVDVKEYTDLPPLLLEQIKHFFENYKDLEKGKWVKIDGWGNADAARAEILKSVAAYKG
- a CDS encoding LexA family transcriptional regulator, producing the protein MNTSGDRLKALLREVHLSASDFAKNRGVTPQHVNNWFKRGVPMGRLNEIAELLCISSRWLRTGEGPKHPPANFLLEGPSSRKGLPTTREASGKYLTGPACVPEKTDVEIDLHPSFTSTECIRITLHTLQALNVKPDRALGAYMVDNSMIDIIQQGATLAIDRGRTQIIDGEIYAVEHDGMLRIKYLYNRPGGGLRMRSHNAGEHPDEYLTYEQRFEQNFQIVGWVFWWSTLNNRRPPVPLDEHLLGWEGSKSDPEVGN
- a CDS encoding glutathionylspermidine synthase family protein, with translation MKKIHCAERHDWKQTADSLGFLFHTIDNEPYWDESAYYQFTLKQIEQDLEDPTTEIHDMCMDLVARVVHSEELLDRLSIPAPFYDMIRTSWLEGHPHLYGRMDFSYNGTGPAKLLELNYDTPTSLYEAAAFQWGWLEQCIERGLLPKHADQFNSIDTKLHQAFAQLQVNQPFYFASMKDSVEDKGTTDYLRLVAEKVGIESRHIDIEDIGLTAEGRFVDLEDRWIPHLFKLHAWEFIFHEPFGAAIAQCDTQFFEPAWKSILSNKGILPLLWEFNKGHPNLLAAHLDTEPGKAVPKGWVRKPFFSREGANIELQTADGVVVKEDGPYTDAPFILQEFAPLPRFGDSYTLIGSWVIGDQAAGIGVREDNSLITKDSSRFLPHLILD
- a CDS encoding DUF1190 domain-containing protein codes for the protein MKRSKYVQLSLAASVAMAISGCGPTEKTYDLQKKYNFQSVQQCADEKLPVDVCSDAYMTAMAEHRRIAPVYDSQADCDADFVADWCQQDSTGKFIPRLGGFELTAEGQVTQSQVDAANAQAGSQANSGGSGFSTSSLLTGLLIGNMLSNNRNSYRSEPVYRYRDDRGNYGNSTLNQRVSNGATFGRSNQARYGSSNYTNTLRTPSKSSSVASATSRGGFGSKASARSGWGGGGSSS